A stretch of the Pseudomonas helvetica genome encodes the following:
- the sfsA gene encoding DNA/RNA nuclease SfsA: protein MHFNPPLEEGRLIRRYKRFLADIETVGGELLTIHCPNTGSMFNCMVEGGQVWFSRSNDPKRKLPGTWEISETPQGRLACVNTARANTLIEEALRGGLITELNGFTGLKREVPYGRENSRIDFRLDYPSGPAFVEVKSVTLGFDGSAVAAFPDAVTQRGAKHLRELACLARDGIRAVQLYCVNLTGIDSVRPAEEIDPGYAAALREAKAAGVEVLAYGVSLTSHEVRVDRRLEVLLSS from the coding sequence ATGCATTTCAATCCTCCTCTGGAAGAAGGTCGGCTGATTCGTCGCTACAAGCGTTTTCTCGCCGATATCGAAACCGTTGGCGGCGAGTTGCTGACTATTCACTGCCCAAACACCGGGTCGATGTTCAACTGCATGGTCGAAGGCGGGCAGGTCTGGTTCAGCCGCTCCAATGATCCGAAACGCAAGTTGCCCGGTACCTGGGAAATCAGCGAGACCCCGCAAGGGCGGCTGGCCTGCGTAAATACCGCGCGGGCCAATACCTTGATTGAAGAGGCGCTGCGTGGCGGTTTGATCACTGAACTCAATGGCTTTACCGGGCTCAAGCGTGAAGTGCCGTATGGTCGGGAAAACAGCCGCATCGATTTCCGCCTCGATTACCCGAGCGGCCCGGCCTTCGTCGAAGTCAAAAGCGTCACGCTGGGCTTCGATGGCTCAGCGGTCGCGGCGTTTCCGGACGCAGTGACTCAGCGCGGTGCCAAGCACTTGCGCGAGCTGGCGTGCCTGGCGCGGGACGGTATTCGTGCGGTGCAGTTGTATTGCGTCAATCTGACCGGCATTGACTCGGTGCGCCCGGCCGAGGAGATCGATCCGGGTTACGCGGCCGCTTTGCGTGAGGCGAAAGCGGCCGGGGTTGAAGTGTTGGCGTACGGTGTGAGCCTGACCTCGCACGAGGTACGTGTTGACCGTCGACTGGAGGTGTTGCTGAGCTCTTGA
- a CDS encoding Rieske (2Fe-2S) protein: protein MKFLCSSAELVDASSRGFEIDGQKLFAVRREGRVYVYENRCPHRGVGLEWQPDQFLDPSASLIQCATHGALFLIESGECVAGPCAGQSLSALACREDSMGIWVQL, encoded by the coding sequence ATGAAGTTTCTTTGCTCCAGCGCCGAGCTGGTCGATGCCAGCAGCCGTGGTTTCGAGATCGATGGCCAGAAGTTGTTTGCCGTACGCCGTGAAGGCCGGGTCTACGTGTACGAAAATCGCTGCCCGCATCGCGGTGTCGGCCTGGAATGGCAGCCGGACCAGTTTCTCGACCCCAGCGCCAGCCTGATCCAGTGCGCCACTCACGGTGCATTGTTTCTGATCGAAAGCGGTGAATGCGTGGCCGGGCCCTGTGCCGGGCAGTCCCTCAGTGCCCTGGCATGCCGCGAAGACAGCATGGGAATCTGGGTTCAACTTTAG
- a CDS encoding ABC transporter substrate-binding protein has product MRLSTSAIALCVGLLLSHGAQATELPQRWVSAGGALSEWVSALGGESKLVGVDSTSQHPESLKALPSIGYQRQLSAEGILSLRPQLLIGTEEMGPPPVLSQIRGAGVQVELFSAQPDLPTLQGNLQHLGKLLGSESQATALFDSYQQQLEQQKAWVSQVQAKQKAPGVLLLLGHAGGKPLIAGKDTAADWLLQQAGGHNLATHTGYKPFSVESLAGLTPDVLVFADRALTGDAARAALFKENPILASTPAAKAGRVFELDPTLLVGGLGPRLPESLVKLSAGFYPAESAKATIAP; this is encoded by the coding sequence ATGCGCCTGAGTACCAGCGCTATTGCGCTCTGTGTCGGACTTTTGCTCAGCCATGGGGCTCAAGCGACCGAATTGCCGCAACGCTGGGTCAGTGCCGGCGGGGCTTTGTCCGAGTGGGTGAGTGCGTTGGGCGGCGAGTCGAAACTGGTCGGCGTCGACAGCACCAGCCAACATCCTGAATCGCTCAAGGCCTTGCCGAGTATCGGTTATCAGCGGCAATTGTCGGCAGAGGGCATTCTGAGTTTGCGGCCGCAACTTCTCATTGGCACCGAAGAAATGGGCCCGCCGCCAGTGTTGTCGCAGATTCGCGGTGCCGGGGTGCAGGTTGAGTTGTTCTCTGCACAACCTGACTTGCCAACTCTGCAAGGCAACTTGCAGCACCTGGGTAAATTGCTCGGTAGCGAGTCGCAGGCCACCGCCCTGTTCGACAGTTATCAACAGCAACTTGAACAGCAGAAAGCCTGGGTCAGCCAGGTTCAGGCCAAACAAAAGGCGCCGGGCGTGTTGTTGTTGCTGGGGCATGCTGGCGGCAAGCCGCTGATCGCCGGCAAAGACACCGCAGCCGATTGGCTGTTGCAGCAGGCGGGTGGGCATAACCTGGCGACCCATACCGGTTACAAGCCTTTTTCCGTTGAGTCCCTCGCAGGCCTGACGCCAGACGTGCTGGTGTTTGCCGACCGGGCGCTGACCGGTGACGCCGCGCGTGCCGCGTTGTTCAAGGAAAACCCGATTCTCGCGTCGACGCCGGCGGCCAAGGCCGGGCGGGTGTTCGAGCTGGACCCGACGCTGTTGGTTGGCGGCTTGGGACCGCGCTTGCCGGAAAGCCTGGTAAAGCTGTCCGCCGGGTTCTATCCCGCTGAATCGGCCAAGGCAACCATCGCCCCATGA
- a CDS encoding iron ABC transporter permease yields the protein MLAIWLSLALGPVSLPLLDTMRAAMRMIGLPVPAEGLEQAELILGQIRLPRTLLGLAVGGVLALSGVAMQGLFRNPLADPGLVGVSSGAALGAAIAIVGGSLFGGLPEAIGPYLLSLCAFLGGLGVTALVYRLGRRNGQTNVATMLLAGIALTALASSAVGLFTYLADDATLRTLTFWNLGSLNGASYARLWPLLLVSAAVALWLPRRAKALNALLLGESEASHLGINVEGLKRELVFCTALGVGAAVAAAGMIGFVGLVVPHLVRLLAGPDHRVLLPASVLAGASLLLFADLVARLALAPAELPIGIVTAFIGAPFFLYLLLRGRA from the coding sequence TTGTTGGCGATCTGGTTGTCATTGGCCCTGGGCCCGGTCAGCTTGCCGCTGCTCGATACGATGCGCGCCGCAATGCGGATGATCGGTCTGCCGGTTCCTGCCGAGGGATTGGAGCAGGCTGAACTGATCCTCGGGCAGATTCGCTTGCCGCGTACTTTGCTCGGTCTGGCGGTGGGCGGGGTGCTGGCGTTGTCTGGCGTGGCGATGCAGGGTTTGTTCCGCAATCCGCTGGCCGATCCGGGGTTGGTCGGCGTTTCCAGTGGTGCAGCCTTGGGCGCGGCGATTGCGATTGTCGGCGGCTCGCTGTTTGGCGGCTTGCCTGAGGCGATCGGTCCTTACCTGTTATCGCTGTGTGCGTTTCTGGGTGGGCTCGGGGTGACGGCGCTGGTTTACCGTCTTGGTCGGCGTAACGGCCAGACCAACGTGGCAACCATGTTGCTGGCAGGCATCGCTCTGACGGCGCTGGCCAGTTCGGCGGTGGGTTTGTTCACCTATCTGGCGGACGACGCGACCTTGCGTACGCTGACCTTCTGGAACCTGGGCAGCCTGAATGGCGCCAGCTATGCGCGACTCTGGCCATTGTTGTTGGTGAGCGCCGCGGTAGCGCTGTGGTTGCCGCGCCGGGCCAAGGCGTTGAATGCGTTGTTGCTCGGTGAGTCCGAGGCCAGTCATTTGGGTATCAACGTCGAAGGGCTCAAGCGCGAGCTGGTGTTCTGCACCGCGCTGGGCGTCGGTGCCGCTGTTGCGGCGGCAGGGATGATCGGTTTTGTCGGGCTGGTGGTGCCGCATCTGGTGCGACTGTTGGCGGGACCCGATCATCGCGTGTTATTGCCGGCCTCAGTCCTGGCAGGCGCCAGCCTGTTGTTGTTTGCCGATCTGGTGGCGCGCTTGGCGTTGGCCCCGGCTGAATTGCCGATTGGCATCGTTACGGCGTTTATCGGCGCACCGTTCTTTCTGTATTTGCTGCTACGAGGTCGCGCCTGA
- a CDS encoding heme ABC transporter ATP-binding protein — protein MLRVENLQICRGKKIVLADIDLELKPGEVLGVLGPNGAGKSTLLGALCGELRPDHGRVWLDQRELSQWDGAQRAQRLAVLPQTSTLDFAFRVEEVVGMGRLPHQTGRVRDDEIVAAALQAADVGHLSGRSYLALSGGERQRVHLARVLAQLWPGEAGQTLLLDEPTSMLDPLHQHTTLQAIREFADRGAAVLVILHDLNLAARYCDRILLLESGRPHALDTPQQVLRPEPLKAVFGLDVLVQPHPERGHPLIIAR, from the coding sequence ATGCTGCGAGTGGAAAACCTGCAGATCTGCCGCGGCAAGAAAATCGTCCTGGCCGATATCGATCTTGAGCTCAAGCCGGGCGAAGTCCTCGGAGTGCTGGGCCCCAACGGCGCGGGCAAAAGTACCTTGCTCGGCGCGTTATGCGGCGAGTTACGTCCTGATCATGGTCGTGTCTGGCTCGATCAGCGCGAGCTAAGCCAATGGGATGGTGCACAACGGGCGCAACGCCTGGCGGTATTGCCTCAGACCTCGACCCTGGATTTTGCGTTCCGCGTCGAGGAAGTGGTCGGCATGGGCCGTTTACCGCATCAAACAGGCCGGGTGCGCGATGACGAGATTGTCGCTGCTGCCTTGCAGGCTGCCGATGTCGGGCATTTGAGTGGCCGCAGCTACCTCGCCCTGTCCGGCGGTGAGCGCCAGCGTGTGCACCTGGCGCGGGTGCTGGCGCAGCTTTGGCCGGGGGAGGCTGGGCAAACCTTGCTGCTCGACGAGCCGACGTCGATGCTCGATCCGCTGCATCAGCACACCACCTTGCAGGCGATTCGGGAATTTGCTGATCGCGGAGCGGCGGTGCTGGTGATTCTGCATGACCTGAATCTGGCGGCGCGTTACTGTGATCGCATTCTGTTGCTCGAAAGTGGCCGTCCGCATGCATTGGACACACCGCAGCAGGTGCTGCGGCCGGAGCCGCTCAAAGCCGTGTTCGGGCTGGATGTGTTGGTGCAGCCGCACCCGGAGCGCGGGCATCCACTGATCATCGCCCGTTGA
- a CDS encoding ChaN family lipoprotein: protein MRGILILALLLLVSCQNMAPSAVDQPAGVIRDLHSGQRLSAQALVERLAGAPRLIVGEQHDNPDHHHAQLWLLQALSQRRTQGSVLLEMLTPDQQARVDEIHALDTARWPADLPAALAWQSGWDWNLYGPIVRFALAQPYPLLAANLDSTDVRRMYKQAPAVSGTRSNAPAVRNELLAQIRESHCGLLPESRMPAMLAVQQQRDRQMAEQLLAAPAPALLFAGAYHARLDIGVPLHVQDLGEHSAPVVVMLAEKGAVVSSASADYVWYTAARPVQDYCAQMRQ from the coding sequence ATGCGTGGGATATTGATTCTGGCGCTGTTGTTACTGGTGTCATGCCAAAACATGGCACCCAGTGCCGTGGATCAACCGGCTGGGGTGATTCGCGATCTGCATAGCGGTCAGCGTCTGAGCGCGCAAGCGCTGGTCGAGCGGTTGGCCGGGGCGCCACGGCTGATCGTTGGCGAGCAGCATGACAATCCTGATCATCATCACGCACAGCTGTGGTTATTGCAGGCACTGTCCCAGCGCCGGACTCAGGGCAGCGTGCTGCTGGAAATGCTGACGCCGGACCAGCAGGCACGTGTCGATGAAATCCATGCGTTGGACACCGCTCGCTGGCCCGCCGATTTGCCGGCGGCGTTGGCCTGGCAATCGGGTTGGGACTGGAATCTGTATGGGCCGATTGTGCGCTTTGCCCTGGCTCAGCCCTATCCGTTATTGGCGGCGAATCTGGACTCGACTGACGTTCGGCGTATGTACAAGCAAGCGCCGGCCGTAAGCGGAACCCGGTCGAATGCGCCAGCGGTCAGGAATGAGCTGCTGGCGCAAATCCGTGAGTCTCATTGCGGGTTGTTACCCGAAAGCCGGATGCCGGCCATGCTGGCGGTTCAGCAACAACGTGATCGGCAAATGGCCGAACAACTGCTGGCAGCGCCCGCGCCGGCATTGTTGTTTGCCGGCGCTTATCACGCGCGGCTGGACATTGGCGTACCGTTGCATGTGCAGGATCTTGGTGAGCATTCGGCGCCCGTGGTGGTGATGCTGGCGGAGAAGGGAGCTGTGGTCTCGTCGGCATCGGCGGATTACGTCTGGTACACGGCCGCCCGACCCGTTCAGGACTATTGCGCGCAAATGCGTCAGTAA
- a CDS encoding TfoX/Sxy family protein — MNDELQHLKNLGKTSAQWLHAVGIHSASDLRRLGAVDAYRAVRTRGFRASKVLLYAIEGALMDVHWNDIPADRKEALNKQLEAISSRHKV, encoded by the coding sequence ATGAATGATGAACTGCAACACCTGAAAAACCTTGGCAAGACATCGGCGCAATGGCTGCATGCCGTGGGCATCCACAGCGCCTCGGACTTGCGCCGCCTGGGCGCGGTAGATGCTTATCGTGCGGTACGCACTCGCGGGTTTCGCGCCTCGAAGGTGTTGTTGTATGCGATTGAGGGGGCGCTGATGGATGTGCACTGGAACGATATCCCCGCTGATCGCAAGGAAGCACTCAATAAACAGCTTGAAGCCATTTCGTCACGTCACAAGGTCTAA
- a CDS encoding pentapeptide repeat-containing protein — MSQPKLLDTPLYALLHKDDIEGFNRERPKSGPIDMVGGDFRGLDLRELNAEGIDFSDAYFRSADLRGIDFRDASLEGASLAHAQISGAYFPSELSADEILMSMNFGTRLRYRTR; from the coding sequence ATGAGCCAGCCGAAACTTCTCGACACCCCGCTATATGCCCTGCTGCACAAAGACGACATCGAAGGCTTCAATCGCGAAAGGCCCAAGTCCGGGCCTATCGATATGGTGGGCGGCGACTTTCGTGGCCTCGACCTGCGCGAGCTGAACGCCGAAGGTATTGATTTCAGCGATGCCTATTTCCGCTCTGCCGACCTGCGCGGCATTGATTTTCGTGATGCCTCCCTCGAAGGCGCGAGCCTGGCCCACGCACAAATCTCTGGCGCTTACTTTCCCTCCGAGCTGAGCGCTGACGAAATTCTCATGTCGATGAATTTCGGCACTCGCCTGCGCTACCGCACCCGCTAA
- a CDS encoding bifunctional aminoglycoside phosphotransferase/ATP-binding protein, whose translation MSQSLIAALQNPALYPHPVEGFQVIETHISWVLLTGPYAYKVKKPVNFGFLDFTSLESREHFCSEELRLNQRLTNDLYLEVLPITGSIEAPQLGGTGPVLDYALKMRQFPQSQLLSNLQANGELTTAHIDEMATQIARFHLSTPKVPAAHEAGTPESVMAPVRQNFEQIRPFLSEKADLLQLDALQAWAESSFERLKPLLVQRKAEGFIRECHGDIHLGNVTVIDGNVVIFDCIEFNEPFRFTDVYADTGFLAMDLEDRGLKSLARRFMSQYLELTGDYQGLELLNFYKAYRALVRAKVALFSMPAEADPVQRATTLRQYRNYANLAESYSTIPSRFMAITHGVSAVGKSHVAMRLVEALGAIRLRSDVERKRLFGEQHVPNDLQAGIYSADASASTYSRLHEIAGVILRAGFPVVIDATYLKREQRDNAAKIAEATGAPFLILDCNAPQAVIESWLAQRQADKNDPSDANLAVIAAQQASREPLTPAEILCSKRVQTNESGTLDTVVAQIRQRLPGL comes from the coding sequence GTGAGCCAGTCCTTGATCGCTGCCCTGCAAAACCCGGCCCTCTACCCGCATCCTGTAGAGGGATTCCAGGTCATCGAGACGCACATCTCATGGGTGCTGCTCACTGGCCCCTATGCTTATAAAGTGAAGAAGCCGGTCAATTTCGGCTTCCTCGACTTCACCAGTCTCGAGTCACGCGAACATTTCTGCAGCGAAGAACTGCGCCTTAACCAGCGTCTGACCAACGATTTGTACCTTGAAGTGCTGCCGATCACCGGCAGCATTGAAGCGCCGCAATTGGGCGGCACCGGTCCAGTGCTCGATTACGCGCTGAAAATGCGCCAGTTCCCGCAAAGCCAGTTGCTCAGTAACCTGCAGGCCAATGGCGAACTGACGACTGCGCACATCGACGAGATGGCCACCCAGATCGCCCGGTTCCACCTGAGCACCCCGAAGGTTCCGGCAGCTCATGAAGCCGGCACGCCTGAAAGCGTCATGGCACCGGTGCGGCAGAACTTCGAACAAATCCGCCCGTTCCTCAGCGAAAAAGCCGACCTGCTGCAACTCGACGCCCTGCAAGCCTGGGCCGAAAGCAGTTTCGAACGCCTGAAACCACTGCTGGTACAACGTAAGGCCGAAGGTTTCATCCGCGAATGCCACGGTGATATCCATTTGGGCAACGTCACCGTGATCGACGGCAACGTGGTGATTTTCGACTGCATCGAATTCAACGAGCCGTTCCGCTTCACCGACGTCTATGCCGACACCGGTTTCCTGGCGATGGACCTTGAAGACCGTGGCCTGAAAAGCCTGGCTCGGCGCTTCATGAGCCAATACCTGGAGCTGACCGGCGACTATCAGGGCCTTGAGCTGCTGAACTTCTATAAAGCCTACCGCGCACTGGTTCGCGCCAAGGTCGCCCTGTTCAGCATGCCCGCCGAGGCCGATCCGGTGCAGCGCGCCACCACCCTGCGCCAGTACCGCAACTACGCCAACCTGGCGGAAAGTTACAGCACCATTCCATCGCGCTTCATGGCGATCACCCACGGTGTTTCTGCCGTAGGTAAAAGCCACGTAGCCATGCGCCTGGTAGAAGCACTGGGCGCGATTCGCCTGCGCTCCGACGTCGAGCGCAAGCGCCTGTTCGGCGAACAGCACGTACCGAACGACCTGCAAGCGGGTATCTACAGCGCCGACGCCAGTGCCAGCACCTATTCCCGCCTGCATGAAATCGCTGGCGTGATTCTGCGCGCCGGTTTCCCGGTGGTCATTGACGCGACTTACCTCAAGCGTGAACAACGCGATAACGCGGCAAAAATCGCCGAAGCGACCGGCGCGCCATTCCTGATCCTCGATTGCAACGCACCACAAGCCGTGATCGAGAGCTGGCTCGCACAGCGTCAAGCAGACAAAAACGATCCATCTGACGCCAATCTGGCTGTTATCGCAGCTCAACAAGCCAGCCGCGAGCCGCTGACTCCGGCAGAGATTCTCTGCAGCAAACGCGTTCAGACCAATGAAAGCGGGACCCTCGACACCGTGGTCGCGCAAATTCGTCAGCGTCTGCCGGGGCTGTAA